From the genome of Verrucomicrobiia bacterium, one region includes:
- a CDS encoding polyketide cyclase — MKSPRYTFVTTWHVDAPLEEVWLHLIHIEAWPTWWKGVEEASILSAQNIASGGVGSQVKTRWRSWLPYSISFVLTIREVQIGKYLIADSKGDLDGTGTWEFSENNGTTIATYTWDVHTTKPWMNVVAP; from the coding sequence ATGAAAAGCCCTCGCTACACCTTCGTAACCACCTGGCATGTTGACGCCCCACTGGAAGAGGTGTGGCTTCATCTCATCCACATAGAAGCGTGGCCAACGTGGTGGAAAGGGGTTGAAGAGGCTTCCATTCTTTCGGCACAGAACATTGCCTCGGGCGGTGTAGGGAGCCAGGTGAAGACCCGTTGGAGGAGTTGGCTACCTTATTCCATCTCTTTCGTCCTCACTATTAGAGAGGTACAGATTGGCAAGTACCTCATTGCCGATTCAAAAGGAGACTTGGACGGCACCGGCACGTGGGAATTTAGTGAAAACAACGGCACTACAATCGCCACATACACTTGGGACGTGCACACCACTAAACCATGGATGAATGTAGTAGCACCT